In a genomic window of Comamonadaceae bacterium OTU4NAUVB1:
- a CDS encoding URC4/urg3 family protein, with product MTTSDPAARVDADIAPNYRQAGPAVGYLRTAGAVRERAAALLARARRGESTWFTIGADDALDTAAQAVADAARERYPSGRIPFHSRWRHFEAGGVDRRARLDALLGEDATPRERARAQIDLALVSVLLDAGAGPDWHYVESATGQRFTRSEGLGVASFHAFTAGLFSSDAERPLQADAAGLRALVGDRLGEAFQVGEGNPLVGLAGRTTLLRRLGEALAQQPEIFGHDGISRPGGLFDALVGAYGPAAAPTAEVSAEEILQLLLDSLSRIWPSGNALDGDVLTGSGDPALALGDCWPHGAARGPGLTDGWMPFHKLSQWLTYSLLEPFEWAGVKVRGIDQLTGLPEYRNGGLFLDTGVIVPRDAAFLEGTWQVGDEFVVEWRALTVALLDAVAPRVRGLLGASAEEMPLACVLEGGTWAAGRALAQRLRAGAPALIIESDGTVF from the coding sequence ATGACCACTTCCGATCCCGCCGCGCGCGTCGACGCGGACATCGCCCCCAACTACCGCCAGGCCGGCCCCGCCGTCGGCTACCTGCGCACGGCCGGCGCCGTGCGCGAGCGCGCCGCGGCGCTGCTGGCGCGCGCGCGCCGTGGCGAATCCACCTGGTTCACGATCGGCGCCGACGACGCGCTCGACACCGCCGCCCAGGCCGTGGCCGACGCGGCGCGCGAACGCTATCCGTCCGGGCGCATCCCGTTCCACAGCCGCTGGCGTCATTTCGAGGCCGGCGGGGTGGATCGCCGCGCCCGGCTCGACGCCCTGCTGGGCGAGGATGCGACGCCGCGCGAACGCGCCCGCGCGCAGATCGACCTGGCGCTGGTGAGCGTGCTCCTGGACGCCGGCGCCGGCCCCGACTGGCACTACGTCGAGTCCGCCACCGGCCAGCGCTTCACGCGCTCCGAGGGCCTGGGCGTGGCCAGCTTCCACGCCTTCACGGCCGGCCTGTTCTCCTCCGACGCCGAGCGGCCGCTGCAGGCCGACGCGGCCGGGCTGCGCGCGCTGGTGGGCGACCGCCTGGGCGAGGCGTTCCAGGTCGGCGAAGGCAATCCGCTGGTCGGCCTGGCCGGCCGCACGACCCTGCTGCGCCGGCTCGGCGAGGCGCTGGCCCAGCAGCCGGAGATCTTCGGCCACGACGGCATCTCGCGCCCCGGCGGCCTGTTCGACGCCCTCGTGGGCGCCTACGGCCCGGCCGCGGCACCGACGGCCGAGGTCTCCGCCGAGGAGATCCTGCAGCTGCTGCTGGATTCGCTCTCGCGCATCTGGCCCTCAGGCAACGCCCTCGACGGCGACGTCCTCACCGGCTCGGGCGATCCGGCGCTGGCGCTGGGCGACTGCTGGCCCCACGGCGCGGCGCGCGGCCCGGGCCTGACCGACGGCTGGATGCCGTTCCACAAACTGTCGCAATGGCTGACCTACTCGCTGCTGGAGCCCTTCGAATGGGCCGGCGTGAAGGTGCGCGGCATCGACCAGCTGACCGGCCTGCCCGAATACCGCAACGGCGGCCTGTTCCTGGACACCGGCGTGATCGTGCCGCGCGACGCGGCCTTCCTCGAGGGCACCTGGCAGGTCGGCGACGAGTTCGTCGTCGAATGGCGCGCGCTGACCGTGGCCCTGCTCGACGCGGTGGCGCCGCGCGTGCGCGGCCTGCTGGGCGCGAGCGCCGAGGAGATGCCGCTGGCCTGCGTGCTCGAAGGCGGCACCTGGGCCGCCGGGCGCGCGCTGGCACAGCGCTTGCGAGCCGGCGCGCCAGCCCTGATCATCGAAAGCGACGGCACCGTGTTCTAG
- a CDS encoding ABC transporter ATP-binding protein — translation MTAATPPESFVGVPAAGPPPVLRIEGITKRFGPLLANDAISLTLHAGEVLALLGENGAGKSTLMSILFGHYTADAGRIEVFGRRLPPGHPKAALAAGIGMVHQHFALADNLSVLDNVLMGTEPLWRPFSRRARARARLHEVAGRFGLPVLPDARVGDLSVGERQRVEILKALYRGARILILDEPTAVLTPQQAESLFATLARMVAQGLSIVFISHKLPEVLRVSHRVAVLRGGRLVAQARAADTTQAELARWMVGHAVTAPPRHRAPPGPGEAVCVLDRVDTGGAGDDRLEEASLTLRAGEIVAVAGVSGNGQVALAELLCGLRRATAGTVRLLGRPLPPSPADVVALGVARVPEDRHAVGTVGDLPVWENAVSEHLRGDAFSRRLLPGVRWVRRDAARAHARRIEAAYDVRGAGLDAPARSLSGGNMQKLILGRALTAPGPVAGTWNGTPPRLIVAHQPTWGLDVGAVAYVHAQLLAARDAGAAVLVISDDLDEVLALGDRVAVMHGGELGVAHPAAHWTRQSIGLAMAGA, via the coding sequence GTGACGGCAGCGACGCCCCCGGAAAGTTTCGTCGGCGTGCCCGCCGCCGGACCGCCCCCGGTGCTGCGCATCGAGGGCATCACCAAGCGCTTCGGCCCGCTGCTCGCCAACGACGCCATCTCGCTGACCCTGCACGCCGGCGAGGTGCTGGCCCTGCTGGGCGAGAACGGCGCGGGCAAGTCGACGCTGATGTCGATCCTGTTCGGCCACTACACGGCCGACGCCGGACGCATCGAGGTGTTCGGCCGGCGCCTGCCGCCGGGCCACCCGAAGGCCGCGCTGGCCGCGGGCATCGGCATGGTGCACCAGCACTTCGCCCTGGCCGACAACCTCAGCGTGCTGGACAACGTGCTCATGGGCACCGAGCCGCTGTGGCGGCCGTTCTCGCGCCGCGCCCGGGCGCGCGCGCGGCTGCACGAGGTGGCGGGCCGCTTCGGCCTGCCGGTGCTGCCCGACGCCCGCGTGGGCGACCTGTCGGTGGGCGAGCGCCAGCGGGTGGAGATCCTGAAGGCGCTCTACCGGGGCGCCCGCATCCTGATCCTGGACGAACCGACCGCCGTGCTCACGCCGCAGCAGGCCGAGTCGCTGTTCGCCACCCTCGCGCGCATGGTGGCGCAGGGCCTGTCCATCGTCTTCATCAGCCACAAGCTGCCGGAGGTGCTGCGCGTGTCGCACCGCGTCGCGGTGCTGCGCGGCGGCCGGCTGGTGGCGCAGGCGCGCGCGGCCGATACCACGCAGGCCGAACTGGCGCGCTGGATGGTCGGCCACGCGGTGACCGCGCCGCCCCGGCACCGCGCGCCGCCGGGCCCGGGCGAGGCGGTCTGCGTGCTCGACCGCGTCGACACCGGAGGCGCCGGCGACGACCGGCTGGAGGAGGCCTCGCTGACCCTGCGCGCCGGCGAGATCGTCGCCGTCGCCGGGGTGTCGGGCAACGGTCAGGTCGCGCTGGCCGAACTGCTGTGCGGCCTGCGGCGCGCCACGGCCGGGACGGTGCGGCTGCTGGGCCGGCCCCTGCCGCCCTCGCCGGCCGACGTGGTGGCGCTGGGCGTGGCGCGCGTGCCGGAGGACCGCCACGCCGTCGGCACCGTCGGCGATCTGCCGGTGTGGGAGAACGCGGTGTCGGAGCACCTGCGCGGCGACGCGTTCTCGCGCCGGCTGCTGCCGGGCGTGCGCTGGGTGCGCCGCGACGCCGCGCGGGCCCACGCACGGCGCATCGAGGCCGCCTACGACGTGCGCGGCGCCGGACTCGACGCGCCGGCCCGGTCGCTGTCGGGCGGCAACATGCAGAAGCTGATCCTCGGCCGCGCGCTGACGGCGCCCGGGCCGGTCGCGGGGACCTGGAACGGCACCCCGCCGCGCCTGATCGTGGCCCACCAGCCGACCTGGGGGCTGGACGTCGGCGCCGTCGCGTACGTGCACGCGCAGCTGCTGGCCGCGCGCGACGCCGGCGCGGCCGTGCTGGTGATCTCCGACGACCTCGACGAGGTGCTGGCGCTGGGCGACCGCGTGGCGGTGATGCACGGCGGCGAGCTGGGCGTGGCGCACCCGGCCGCGCACTGGACTCGCCAGTCGATCGGCCTGGCCATGGCGGGCGCCTGA
- a CDS encoding BMP family protein produces the protein MTRRREWIVRGAAVAAGLALGVPGVALAQPAPGAKLKVAAVYTVPFEQQWVGRIHQALQAAQARGEIEYKATENVANADYERVMREYATAGHQLILGEVFGVESAARRVAKDFPKVAFLMGSSQKPQAPNFSVFDNYIQEPAYLSGMVAGGMTRTNRIGMVGGFPIPEVNRLMNAFMAGARETNPKVEFSVSFINSWFDPPKAKEAAFAMIDKGADVMYAERFGVSDAAREKGKLAIGNVIDTQAQYPDTVVASALWNFGPSADRAIRLVKEGKFAAEDYGVYSTMKHKGAELAPLGTFAKKVPAATVAGVQAKQAEILAGTFVVKVDDTPPKSTAR, from the coding sequence TTGACCAGACGCCGTGAGTGGATCGTTCGTGGGGCCGCCGTGGCGGCGGGACTGGCGCTGGGCGTGCCGGGCGTCGCCCTGGCGCAGCCGGCGCCGGGGGCGAAGCTGAAGGTCGCGGCCGTCTACACCGTGCCGTTCGAGCAGCAATGGGTCGGGCGCATCCACCAGGCGCTGCAGGCGGCCCAGGCGCGCGGGGAGATCGAGTACAAGGCGACCGAGAACGTGGCCAACGCGGACTACGAGCGCGTGATGCGCGAGTACGCGACGGCCGGCCACCAGTTGATCCTGGGCGAGGTGTTCGGGGTCGAGTCGGCGGCGCGGCGCGTGGCCAAGGACTTTCCGAAGGTGGCCTTCCTGATGGGCTCGTCGCAGAAGCCGCAGGCGCCCAACTTCAGCGTCTTCGACAACTACATCCAGGAGCCGGCCTACCTCTCGGGCATGGTGGCCGGCGGCATGACCAGGACGAACCGCATCGGCATGGTCGGCGGCTTTCCGATCCCCGAGGTCAACCGGCTGATGAACGCCTTCATGGCCGGCGCGAGGGAGACCAACCCGAAGGTCGAGTTCAGCGTCAGCTTCATCAACAGCTGGTTCGATCCGCCCAAGGCCAAGGAGGCGGCCTTCGCCATGATCGACAAGGGCGCCGACGTGATGTATGCCGAGCGTTTCGGCGTCAGCGACGCGGCCAGGGAGAAAGGCAAGCTCGCCATCGGCAACGTGATCGACACCCAGGCCCAGTACCCCGACACGGTGGTCGCCTCGGCGCTGTGGAATTTCGGGCCCTCGGCCGACCGCGCCATCCGCCTGGTGAAGGAAGGCAAGTTCGCCGCCGAGGACTACGGCGTCTACTCGACCATGAAGCACAAGGGCGCCGAACTCGCGCCGCTGGGCACCTTCGCGAAGAAGGTGCCGGCCGCGACGGTGGCCGGCGTGCAGGCGAAGCAGGCCGAGATCCTGGCGGGCACCTTCGTCGTGAAGGTCGACGACACGCCGCCGAAGTCGACCGCGCGATGA
- a CDS encoding ABC transporter permease codes for MNEVLDLLAGAPFWIATLRIATPLILGTLGVLLCERAGVLNLGIEGIMVAGAFCGWLAVYLGLPLWGGVAVAALAGALFGLLHAFLTVGLALSQHVSGLGITLLATALSHYGYRVSFPKVSTPPTVTPFAPMDWLPVPVLGAQTALTLLALLLVPLVAWVLARTPAGLAVRMVGENPHAAESQGVSVAATRTAAIVAGSALMGVAGAFLTLSAFNAFFFNMVNGRGWICVALVVFASWRPGKALLGALLFAFFDALQLRLQQSGEAALPYQLYLMLPYALSILALVLVARKASYPQALMKPYRQGER; via the coding sequence ATGAACGAGGTCCTCGACCTGCTCGCCGGCGCGCCGTTCTGGATCGCCACGCTGCGCATCGCCACGCCACTGATCCTGGGCACGCTGGGCGTGCTGCTGTGCGAGCGCGCGGGCGTGCTCAACCTGGGCATCGAGGGGATCATGGTCGCGGGCGCGTTCTGCGGCTGGCTGGCGGTTTACCTGGGACTGCCGCTGTGGGGCGGGGTCGCGGTGGCGGCGCTCGCGGGCGCGCTGTTCGGGCTGCTGCACGCGTTCCTCACCGTGGGGCTGGCGCTGTCGCAGCACGTCTCGGGCCTCGGGATCACGCTGCTGGCGACCGCGCTGAGCCACTACGGCTACCGGGTGAGCTTTCCGAAGGTGAGCACGCCGCCCACCGTGACGCCGTTCGCGCCGATGGACTGGCTGCCGGTTCCCGTGCTCGGCGCCCAGACGGCGCTGACCCTGCTGGCCCTGCTGCTGGTGCCGCTGGTGGCCTGGGTGCTCGCGCGCACGCCGGCCGGGCTGGCCGTGCGCATGGTCGGCGAGAACCCGCACGCGGCCGAGAGCCAGGGCGTGTCGGTCGCGGCCACGCGCACGGCGGCCATCGTCGCGGGCTCGGCGCTGATGGGCGTGGCGGGGGCCTTCCTCACGCTGTCGGCCTTCAACGCCTTCTTCTTCAACATGGTCAACGGCCGCGGCTGGATCTGCGTCGCGCTGGTGGTGTTCGCCTCGTGGCGACCGGGCAAGGCGCTGCTGGGGGCGCTGCTGTTCGCCTTCTTCGACGCCCTGCAGCTGCGCCTGCAGCAGTCGGGCGAGGCCGCGCTGCCCTACCAGCTCTACCTGATGCTGCCGTACGCGCTGTCGATCCTCGCGCTGGTGCTGGTCGCGCGCAAGGCCAGCTATCCGCAGGCGCTGATGAAGCCCTATCGCCAAGGCGAACGCTGA
- a CDS encoding 5'-methylthioadenosine/S-adenosylhomocysteine nucleosidase, whose translation MRRAIVAAIAVLAGLLAGCATTLPATPATPATGSASPAAAASAADHGARLDTVPRIAVVSAFAPELALLRARLADPVAHRVHGVEFTTGTLQGHPVVLFLSGISMTNAALNAQRALDRFVLTHLVFSGIAGGVDPSLRIGDVAVPAQWGSYLESLFARETAPGRFTAPRTSKDAGFAAFGMIHPRAVGVRSARGAEERFWFEVDPAMLAVARGLAPDVALNRCDAAMRCLGTRPKLVVGGNGVSGAAFVDNAAFREYAHATFGARVLDMETSAVGQVAWSNGVPFIAFRSLSDLAGGGAGDNEMHAFMNLAADNSARVLLAFLAAWR comes from the coding sequence ATGAGGCGGGCGATCGTCGCGGCCATCGCGGTGCTCGCGGGCCTGCTCGCGGGCTGCGCGACCACGCTGCCCGCGACGCCCGCGACGCCCGCCACAGGGTCGGCGTCGCCGGCCGCGGCGGCGAGCGCCGCCGACCACGGGGCGCGCCTGGACACCGTGCCGCGCATCGCCGTCGTCTCGGCCTTCGCGCCCGAACTCGCGCTGCTGCGCGCCCGGCTGGCCGATCCCGTCGCGCACCGCGTCCACGGCGTCGAGTTCACGACCGGCACGCTGCAGGGCCACCCGGTGGTCCTGTTCCTGTCGGGCATCAGCATGACCAACGCGGCCTTGAACGCGCAGCGCGCCCTCGACCGCTTCGTGCTCACGCACCTCGTCTTCAGCGGCATCGCCGGCGGGGTCGATCCGTCGCTGCGCATCGGCGACGTGGCGGTGCCGGCGCAGTGGGGCTCCTACCTCGAATCGCTGTTCGCGCGCGAGACCGCGCCCGGACGCTTCACCGCCCCGCGCACCAGCAAGGACGCGGGCTTCGCCGCCTTCGGGATGATCCATCCGCGCGCGGTCGGCGTGCGCTCGGCGCGCGGCGCCGAGGAGCGGTTCTGGTTCGAGGTCGACCCGGCCATGCTGGCCGTCGCGCGCGGGCTGGCGCCGGACGTCGCGCTGAACCGCTGCGACGCCGCCATGCGCTGCCTGGGCACGCGGCCGAAGCTGGTGGTGGGCGGCAACGGCGTCTCGGGTGCGGCCTTCGTCGACAACGCGGCGTTCCGCGAATACGCCCACGCCACCTTCGGCGCCCGCGTGCTCGACATGGAGACCTCGGCCGTCGGCCAGGTGGCGTGGAGCAACGGCGTGCCCTTCATCGCCTTCCGCTCGCTCAGCGACCTGGCCGGCGGCGGCGCGGGCGACAACGAGATGCACGCCTTCATGAACCTCGCGGCGGACAACTCGGCCCGGGTGCTGCTGGCCTTCCTGGCCGCCTGGCGCTGA
- the upp gene encoding uracil phosphoribosyltransferase: MSPSTSNVHVIDHPLVQHKLTLMRRKEASTNSFRRLLNELSMLMAYEVTRDMPMQDIEVETPLETMTAKVIDGKKLVLVSILRAGNGILEGMLSVVPGARVGHIGLYRDPKTLTAVEYYFKMPGDMQDRDIVVVDPMLATGNSAIAAVERLKEMSPKSIKFVCLLACPEGVRNLQEAHPDVPIYTAAIDRELDRHGYILPGLGDAGDRIFGTK; the protein is encoded by the coding sequence ATGAGTCCAAGCACCTCCAACGTCCACGTCATCGACCATCCCCTCGTCCAGCACAAGCTGACCCTCATGCGGCGCAAGGAGGCGTCCACCAACAGCTTCCGGCGCCTGCTCAACGAACTCAGCATGCTGATGGCCTACGAGGTCACGCGCGACATGCCGATGCAGGACATCGAGGTGGAGACGCCGCTGGAGACCATGACCGCCAAGGTCATCGACGGCAAGAAGCTGGTGCTGGTGTCGATCCTGCGCGCGGGCAACGGCATCCTGGAAGGCATGCTCAGCGTGGTGCCCGGCGCGCGCGTGGGCCACATCGGCCTGTACCGCGACCCCAAGACGCTCACCGCCGTCGAGTACTACTTCAAGATGCCCGGCGACATGCAGGACCGCGACATCGTCGTGGTCGACCCGATGCTGGCGACGGGCAACTCGGCCATCGCGGCGGTCGAGCGGCTCAAGGAGATGAGCCCCAAGTCGATCAAGTTCGTCTGCCTGCTGGCCTGCCCCGAAGGCGTCAGGAACCTCCAGGAAGCGCACCCGGACGTGCCGATCTACACCGCCGCCATCGACCGCGAGCTCGACCGCCACGGCTACATCCTGCCGGGCCTGGGCGACGCCGGCGACCGCATCTTCGGCACCAAATAG
- the hemH gene encoding ferrochelatase has product MLPNDPAGARAAAPAPAAAHVPSALPTPSSAPRTAVLWCNLGSPDAPTAQAVRPYLSQFLHDHRVVEIPRAVWCLILHGIILRVRPAKSAAKYASIWLPEGSPLKVWTAKQATLLAGWLGERGHQLTVRAAMRYANPSIASQLDALQAEGVARVLVLQAYPQYSATTTASVIDAVAQWTRTQRHLPELRFVNDFHDDPRYIDALARSVQAHWQRHGRPDQLVMSFHGIPERNIRLGDPYQSQCLNTARLLAERLGLSAHDHRVTFQSRFGRAKWLEPYTEPTLRELGRAKVGRVDVMCPGFPADCLETLEEIAMEGREAFLHEGGREFHYIPSLNDDPAWITALAGIAERHLAGWPTKPEPARQAPS; this is encoded by the coding sequence ATGCTCCCCAACGACCCCGCCGGCGCCCGCGCCGCAGCCCCGGCGCCCGCCGCCGCGCACGTTCCCTCCGCCCTTCCGACCCCCTCCTCCGCACCGCGCACCGCCGTCCTCTGGTGCAACCTCGGATCGCCCGACGCGCCGACGGCGCAGGCCGTCCGGCCCTACCTGTCGCAGTTCCTGCACGACCACCGCGTGGTGGAGATCCCGCGCGCGGTCTGGTGCCTGATCCTGCACGGGATCATCCTGCGCGTGCGCCCGGCCAAGTCGGCCGCCAAGTACGCCAGCATCTGGCTGCCGGAGGGCTCGCCGCTGAAGGTCTGGACGGCGAAGCAGGCGACGCTGCTGGCCGGCTGGCTGGGCGAGCGCGGCCACCAGCTCACGGTGCGCGCGGCGATGCGCTACGCCAACCCGTCGATCGCCTCGCAGCTCGACGCGCTGCAGGCCGAGGGCGTGGCGCGCGTGCTGGTGCTGCAGGCCTACCCGCAGTATTCGGCCACCACCACGGCCAGCGTGATCGACGCCGTCGCCCAGTGGACGCGCACCCAGCGCCACCTGCCCGAACTGCGCTTCGTCAACGACTTCCACGACGACCCGCGCTACATCGATGCCCTGGCGCGCAGCGTCCAGGCCCACTGGCAGCGCCATGGCCGTCCCGACCAGCTGGTGATGAGCTTCCACGGCATCCCCGAGCGCAACATCCGCCTGGGGGACCCCTACCAGTCGCAATGCCTGAACACGGCGCGCCTGCTGGCCGAGCGCCTGGGCCTGTCGGCGCACGACCATCGCGTGACCTTCCAGTCGCGCTTCGGCCGCGCGAAATGGCTGGAGCCCTACACCGAACCGACCCTGCGCGAACTCGGCCGCGCCAAGGTCGGGCGCGTCGACGTGATGTGCCCGGGCTTCCCGGCCGACTGCCTGGAGACGCTGGAGGAGATCGCCATGGAAGGCCGCGAGGCGTTCCTGCACGAGGGCGGGCGCGAGTTCCACTACATCCCCTCGCTCAACGACGATCCGGCCTGGATCACCGCGCTGGCCGGCATCGCCGAGCGGCACCTGGCGGGCTGGCCGACGAAGCCGGAGCCGGCACGGCAGGCGCCTTCCTGA
- a CDS encoding ABC transporter permease produces MRLERRPATSRAALVLAPVGAVAFTLAVSALLVLWAGAPVGRTYALLLQGGFGSVFAWSETLTRATPLILTGLAAAVAFRARLFNIGAEGQLYAGALAAVAVGGMHGGEGFALTPWLLFPLAMAAAAVAGALLLLGPALLKRHLGVDEVVTTLLLNFIVLLGVSALLDGPMKDPSAMGWPQSVPLQGVLELGRLVAQTRVHTGLLVALALAVTAWAWVRCTVAGFDLRAVGANARAAEFAGVPVTRTVVAVALVSGALAGLAGAIEVAGRTGYVTLDLSPGYGYTGIVIAMLAGLHPLGVVAAAVFVAGVLVGADTMSRAVGVPTYIADVIVATALIAVLVATLLAQFRVRLR; encoded by the coding sequence ATGCGACTCGAACGCCGCCCCGCCACCTCCCGCGCCGCCCTGGTGCTCGCGCCGGTGGGCGCGGTCGCCTTCACGCTGGCGGTCAGCGCGCTGCTGGTGCTGTGGGCCGGGGCGCCGGTCGGGCGCACCTACGCGCTGCTGCTGCAGGGCGGCTTCGGGTCGGTGTTCGCCTGGAGCGAGACGCTCACGCGCGCGACGCCGCTGATCCTCACCGGGCTCGCCGCGGCGGTCGCCTTCCGGGCGCGGCTGTTCAACATCGGCGCCGAGGGCCAGCTCTACGCCGGCGCGCTGGCCGCCGTGGCGGTGGGCGGCATGCACGGCGGCGAGGGCTTCGCGCTCACCCCCTGGCTGCTGTTCCCGCTGGCGATGGCCGCCGCCGCCGTGGCCGGCGCGCTGCTGCTGCTCGGCCCGGCGCTGCTCAAGCGCCACCTGGGCGTCGACGAGGTGGTGACCACGCTGCTGCTGAACTTCATCGTGCTGCTGGGCGTGTCGGCTCTGCTCGACGGGCCGATGAAGGACCCCTCGGCGATGGGCTGGCCGCAGAGCGTGCCGCTCCAGGGCGTGCTGGAACTCGGCCGGCTGGTGGCGCAGACGCGCGTGCACACCGGGCTGCTGGTGGCGCTGGCGCTGGCCGTGACGGCATGGGCGTGGGTGCGTTGCACGGTCGCGGGCTTCGACCTGCGCGCGGTCGGCGCCAACGCGCGGGCGGCGGAATTCGCGGGCGTGCCGGTGACCCGCACGGTGGTCGCGGTGGCCCTGGTCTCCGGCGCGCTGGCCGGGCTGGCCGGCGCCATCGAGGTCGCCGGGCGGACCGGCTACGTCACGCTCGACCTGTCGCCGGGCTACGGCTACACGGGCATCGTGATCGCCATGCTGGCCGGGCTGCATCCGCTGGGCGTGGTGGCCGCGGCGGTGTTCGTGGCCGGCGTGCTGGTGGGCGCGGACACCATGAGCCGCGCCGTGGGCGTGCCGACCTACATCGCCGACGTGATCGTCGCGACCGCGCTCATCGCGGTGCTGGTGGCGACGCTGCTCGCGCAGTTCCGGGTGCGGCTGAGATGA
- a CDS encoding HAD-IA family hydrolase, protein MTSETPAHPATTATHGLDIDRIAGISLDLDDTLWPIWPTIERAEVVLHEFLLREAPATATLLVEPGVLRELREATARERSDLAHDLSALRRETIRAALRRAGEDPAVADPAFEVFFAERQRVVLYDDAAPALQWLSERYPLVAISNGNADIHRTGVGRWFKGAFSAYVFGSAKPHAPIFHAAAASLGLAPDAILHVGDDAALDVVGALGAGMQAAWLARKPGDDRQPWTYGARPQLVVPDLLALCRALGAR, encoded by the coding sequence ATGACCTCCGAGACACCGGCGCACCCGGCCACGACCGCCACCCACGGCCTCGACATCGACCGCATCGCCGGCATCTCGCTGGACCTGGACGACACCCTGTGGCCGATCTGGCCGACCATCGAGCGGGCCGAGGTCGTGCTGCACGAATTCCTGCTGCGGGAGGCCCCGGCGACCGCCACGCTGCTGGTCGAGCCCGGCGTGCTGCGCGAATTGCGCGAGGCCACGGCCCGCGAGCGCTCCGACCTCGCCCACGACCTGAGCGCGCTGCGGCGCGAGACGATCCGCGCCGCCCTGCGCCGCGCGGGCGAGGACCCGGCCGTGGCCGACCCCGCCTTCGAGGTCTTCTTCGCCGAGCGCCAGCGCGTCGTGCTCTACGACGACGCCGCGCCGGCGCTGCAGTGGCTGAGCGAGCGCTACCCGCTGGTGGCGATCTCCAACGGCAACGCCGACATCCACCGGACCGGCGTGGGCCGCTGGTTCAAGGGCGCCTTCAGCGCCTACGTCTTCGGCAGCGCCAAGCCGCACGCGCCGATCTTCCACGCCGCCGCCGCGTCGCTCGGGCTGGCGCCGGACGCCATCCTGCACGTGGGCGACGACGCCGCGCTGGACGTCGTGGGCGCGCTGGGTGCCGGCATGCAGGCGGCCTGGCTGGCGCGCAAGCCGGGCGACGACCGCCAGCCCTGGACCTACGGCGCGCGGCCCCAGCTCGTCGTGCCCGACCTGCTCGCGCTGTGCCGGGCGCTCGGCGCGCGCTGA
- a CDS encoding GTP cyclohydrolase II, which produces MPVEAAISLSPSYNAPLASAPRHIRLTSHSSGFGALPIRWGAATPVERGPVVGTTTKRAHRNVIGTHSGSYSVYRALAVAAGALKREHKADLTNTSPTDAIGPYPQWTEPGRIVSLDPWGALVADVFATELAAGYDIRPTIAITKAHVILPEVIEALQSGRLVADGKFLTAGGAALVTKAAIEPVWYLPEVARRFGCSETDLRRTLFEETGGMYPELVTRSDLEVFLPPIGGQTIYIFGNPRDLADPEVELTARIHDECNGSDVFGSDICTCRPYLTHAIEECIRGAQRGGVGLIAYSRKEGRALGEVTKFLVYNARKRQVGGDTADQYFARTECVAGVQDMRFQELMPDVFHWLGIKKIHRLVSMSNMKFDAITGSGIEIGERVNIPDDLIPADARVEMDAKMAAGYFTPGPVPDAEELKKAKGRGLDT; this is translated from the coding sequence ATGCCGGTGGAGGCCGCCATCTCGCTGAGCCCGTCCTACAACGCGCCGCTGGCGAGCGCGCCGCGCCACATCCGGCTGACCTCGCACTCGAGCGGCTTCGGCGCCCTGCCGATCCGCTGGGGCGCGGCCACGCCGGTTGAGCGCGGTCCGGTCGTCGGCACCACCACCAAGCGCGCGCACCGCAACGTGATCGGCACCCACAGCGGCTCCTACAGCGTCTACCGCGCACTGGCCGTCGCCGCCGGTGCCCTGAAGCGCGAGCACAAGGCCGACCTCACCAACACCTCGCCCACCGATGCCATCGGCCCCTATCCGCAGTGGACCGAGCCGGGCCGCATCGTCTCGCTCGACCCGTGGGGCGCGCTGGTGGCCGACGTCTTCGCCACCGAGCTGGCCGCCGGCTACGACATCCGCCCGACCATCGCCATCACCAAGGCGCACGTGATCCTGCCGGAGGTGATCGAGGCGCTGCAGAGCGGCCGCCTGGTGGCCGACGGCAAGTTCCTCACCGCCGGCGGCGCCGCGCTGGTGACCAAGGCCGCCATCGAGCCCGTGTGGTACCTGCCCGAAGTCGCGCGGCGCTTCGGCTGCTCGGAGACCGACCTGCGCCGCACGCTGTTCGAGGAGACCGGCGGCATGTACCCGGAACTGGTCACGCGCTCGGACCTGGAGGTGTTCCTGCCGCCCATCGGCGGCCAGACCATCTACATCTTCGGCAACCCGCGCGACCTGGCCGATCCGGAGGTCGAGCTGACCGCGCGCATCCACGACGAGTGCAACGGCTCGGACGTCTTCGGCTCCGACATCTGCACCTGCCGCCCCTACCTCACGCACGCCATCGAGGAATGCATCCGCGGCGCCCAGCGCGGCGGCGTCGGCCTCATCGCCTATTCGCGCAAGGAAGGCCGCGCGCTCGGCGAGGTCACCAAGTTCCTGGTCTACAACGCGCGCAAGCGCCAGGTCGGCGGCGACACCGCCGACCAGTACTTCGCCCGCACCGAATGCGTGGCCGGCGTGCAGGACATGCGCTTCCAGGAGCTGATGCCCGACGTCTTCCACTGGCTGGGCATCAAGAAGATCCACCGCCTGGTGTCGATGAGCAACATGAAGTTCGACGCCATCACCGGCTCGGGCATCGAGATCGGCGAGCGCGTGAACATTCCCGACGACCTGATTCCGGCCGACGCCCGCGTCGAGATGGACGCCAAGATGGCGGCCGGCTATTTCACGCCCGGCCCGGTGCCCGACGCCGAGGAACTCAAGAAGGCCAAGGGCCGGGGGCTCGACACGTGA